ccaacaacccttaaattcctaacccccaaaaggccggcaacgcatttttaacgcctctggtgttacaagtgtccatgggcggcggcgataacttaccatcaggtgatccgtctgttcctttaccggcttataccataaaaaatattataggtgCAGCAGAAATAACTATACTTACAAACTTGAGCGATAAAACTGGCCATATCAGCCAATATGACCCAAAAGAAGAATGAGAGGTCAAATGAGGTCATCTTGAATATCATCACGGTGTGCACGCTGGAGGTGGTGCCCAGCAGTATCGTCAGCACACACAGCACTATGCTGTACACGTAGTACGACTTCAACAGTCTTACGTCTTTCTGGAAATTTAAGAAAACAtactttgataataatttgCTAGCATCGGATAAGAAGTTTATTTGGAAAAATGGCCTATTTTCATCAGGGTGTACCACAAAATTTCTCATTATAAATACGTCAATCCTACGCGCACTAACACGCGCCCTGTTTGTGAGTGCTTTCCAAACGAcaccaaaattaattttaatgtaatctCTCTCACACagtgaaacaaaacacaagCGTCATTTTATGTCAGTTCTTTctcgaggccgtggtatcactccagtcgagccagcTCATCTGTGCCAAAGTATGACTCAtgagaaaatatgttatttacaaTCAGAAGATAATTCTTATTTAAGGAAATTACcgggtaaatgagcagacggatcgtctcatggtaagcaatcggcgccgcccaatGACACCCGAATCACCattggtgttacaagtgcgttaccgaccttatgggggttaggaaattaagggttgttataggggataattaatttattttagtagtgtCTACTTAGATAATTCCTTTTCTAATGACATGAATGATGAGAACGCTGTATTATCACCAACAAGAACATTAGATGTTGACACAAGAAGATACTACTCTGACCTCTCGATAACTCGGTTTACTTGAATCTACATTATCATTGAATTTACCCACTTTGTTTAtgtattggatttttattttacgtttatttcGCGGTTACCAATCAAGCCTAgtccaaatattataaaaatatggctTTGTTAAAAGCATACAATGTAGTATAACAATAACTACTGTAACCTTAACTGCagactttaagtgtgggagagccatgctctgacacgaatgggccggctcgactagagtgataccacggccttatttctatgaggccgtggtatccgacgtgaaacaacgcttgcttgttttgttgtgtgagtgaggttaccggaggcccaattatcaatccaaatccctgattcctcaagaacccttaaattcctaacccctcgaaggcaacgcacttgtaacgtctctggtgtttcgagtgtccatggcagcgattgcttaccatcaggtgatacgtctgtctTGTCTGGCTATACATTAACATCTTTATACGTTCTTTAAAAAGGAATgacgttatgttatgttatgtaaaatataataatagtatgtTTTACTCACCTTATGTCCtcctaatataaataaaaagttaagtaCAAAGTCAGTCAGCGTGCTCAGTAGTAGAATCCCTACAACTATTATTGATCCCAGTTCTCTGTAACTATCTTCTGCTGTCACTAACCCTACAAATCCAATTGTGAGGCCCACTAGAAACATTCCTGATATCAcctgaaaagaaaagaaaaatcttagaaataatttatacatatttcttaAATGACACACGTTGCCGTGTTTACTGTGCGACACTCTTCATGTCGTTTATCCTGTAATATTACTCAAGATTATGAGCCCCCAgagtagcttgaaactagtcgagttaccccGTAAAGTAGTTACTTGAGGAAGTACAATTCACAATTTTCcgattaatttaattgtacaaTTTTCACGATGAATGAATTCTGGTCATCCGTGgttatggcgcttgcaacagtggtaaagttctaatgatagtgtatAAAGATTTccacaaaaatatgaaaaagtaCTTACGAATCGGAAATATCCCCATGATAACAAGCCATAGCGTAGAGGCAGACAGAAACAACATCTTCTACACGTAGGAAGTTCTGTACgcattttgtataaattaaaatctattaaataaacagaaacTAATTTCTAAAGTCTGTGTCTGAGCACAAATCTCGAAAACTGCTGCAACAAATCTGAAgaaatttcttttataaataaattaaacttgcactatcacttttattactatgttattatgatttatttttaaatacacgcGGTATCAACCTGTAAGGTTCACAGCAGACTAGATACTGACCAGTAAAGTCAGATATATAAAcggttttgtattaaaattgctGATAATGATTTGTAAATACACAAATCGTATCAATAATCATTAAAACAACTACATTAGAGTCGGTTTTTAGCTAATTAAATTCCCAGTAAATGAGAtaattgtaaattatgtttaattaggAAGTAGCgtgttatttttagtaaaattcaTAACAACAACACATAGATTAAAGTATAAAGAGTGCAGAATTAGTAcgtgtttattataatatttatttatgattcgGGAATTGCtggaataattttaatgatatttgatTTATGTATTGGATTGTATTGTATTGGATTTTAAATCTCCAATGACTAccacataattattacaaaaagaattGGTGCAGAAGTTTATCTAAGTCGATGGGTCCTACGTATATGGGCCAAACTAACAATTTAGCCATTTTGAGATTTTAATGGTTGTTGAGTATCAAGCTCCAGGTGTGCTGCTGGTGGTCTTGACTAAGAATAAAACTGCTTGGATT
This genomic interval from Spodoptera frugiperda isolate SF20-4 chromosome 6, AGI-APGP_CSIRO_Sfru_2.0, whole genome shotgun sequence contains the following:
- the LOC118267544 gene encoding uncharacterized protein LOC118267544 — protein: MRTELPTCRRCCFCLPLRYGLLSWGYFRFVISGMFLVGLTIGFVGLVTAEDSYRELGSIIVVGILLLSTLTDFVLNFLFILGGHKKDVRLLKSYYVYSIVLCVLTILLGTTSSVHTVMIFKMTSFDLSFFFWVILADMASFIAQVLIQIYFLLLVRSEIIKLRSNCEFRFVNLASEGECTLKCTEIGLNNEEGRIQ